TCTCCAAACCCCGTGCGCTCTTTTCGAGCTGGGGAAGGAGGAGGTCATCTATTAAGTCGGGCTTTCCAAAAATCAGCGTCACCAGGTGGGTTCCCTTCCTCCTGAGCTCATCCAGGTAGTCACCAGCTTCCGCTTTCTCGGGGAAGAAGAACTTCGTCGAGGGCCCCTCGAGAAACTCCACGGCGTTGAAATAGAAAACCCCATAGCGCTCCCAGCTCAAGTTCGCCGCAACGTTTCTTCTCGGATCCACTGGGTCGAGGACTATCAAAGGCCTGTCCTCCTCGATTTCCCTCTTCACGGTTCTCATCGCTATCTCAGGCTCTTTTCTCAGCCAGTTTTCGGGGTCAATTATCTTCTGCCTTAGCATGAAGTCCGCCTTCTCCAGGACATCAAGGAACGAGCCGTACTTTATGACCAGAATCTCTGCGAGGTAGCCCGAGAAACCGCGCACGTAAATTTCGCTACCGTAAGCGTTGATGCCCTTCAAAAAGCGCTTGAGGAGGCGGACTTCATCGTTTTTGCCTTTGATGTTCTCGTTCACCCAGCGCGTGTGGAGAATCGAGCGGTCGACGGCCGTCTTCACGTCTCTCCAGCTATTAACGTTGTAACAGGGTACAAGATCAACGCTCACCCCTCTATAGCTTGCCCTTACGTAGGGGTGCTCCGCGTAGGCGACCTCATGGGAATCGAGCTTCTCAGCAATGGCCTTTCCGAGTTCTAAGCCTTTTTCCCTGAGCTCTTCGGGGGGAGTTTCGAGGGGGAAAGCCAAGAAGAGGTCAACGTCGTGGTCTCCAGCCAAATAAGTGTCCTTCGCGAGGGAGCCGACGAAGTAGGGCTTAACCTCAAGGCCGAGCTCCCCCACGGTCTCCTCTGCTATCTCCCCAAGTTCCACCATCAGGCCGTTAACGAAGGCCCTCTCTTCCTCCGTCGGGCGTATTTTCTTGAGGACTTCCCCGATGACGGAGATGCCCATGCTAACACCTCAATCCGCCAGCTCGAACCTGGCGACTGTCTCGTAGATTGGCCCCTTCGGCGTCAGCGTGCTCTTCTTCAGCTCTATCGCGTTGACCTCGAACTCACCAAAGTCCTCGCTGGCGAGGTCTTTTAACGCCATCGCAAGCTCAAGCTTATCCTTCACGAAATTTACCCTGCCGATGGTTATGTGTGCAACGAAGTCGTTTTCCTTCTTAAAGCCGAGTTTTCCCATCTCCTTCTCAACATCTGCCGCCATTCCCCTAAGCCCCTCGTCGTTCTCTATGCCCGCCCAGATTACCCTCACGTAGTTGGGGTTCGGGAAAACGCCGACGCCCTTGACTCTAACGCGGTGCTTTTTGTGCCTTCTTGCTATCTCCGCCAGGGCCTTCTTGACCTCTTCAGCTGTTGCGTTGTCTATTTCACCGAGGAACTTGAGCGTCACGTGGAAGTTCTCACGCTCAACGAACTTTATCCTGGCCGCTTTGTTCCCAATCCTCTCCTGGGCTTTCACGAGGTTTTCCCTAACCTCTTCGCTGACCTCCACCGCTATGAACGCCCTCATAGCACCACCGAGAAAAGTTGGAGAATAAGGTTAAAGGGATTGCGATGCAGTTAACTCCCCTCCCCCAAGATGTAGTAGGGAATCCCCGGGATGTACAGGGTCTCTCCACTGCCTTTGTTTCTTATCTCAAATTTCAGAGAGACAACAGCGCTTCTGGCAGGGACTATGTTTTCCCCTCAGAATCAGTCAAAAGAAGCAAGAGTAAAGGAGTTGTAGAGTGGTGCAAAAAAGTGCGGAAACAAAAACCTCACTCCCTCACCACAACGGGGAACTCCTCCCAGGGGAAGACTATCCACTTGTCAGTCCTGAAGACGTAGAAGTCCGGAACGACCTTCGTCCAGGGCTTCATGCTGAGGCATGCGACCTTAACCTCGCCCGCCCCGGCTTTTTTGACCTCTTCGATGACCACCTCAAGTGTCTTCCCAGTGTCGCTGACGTCATCCACTATAACAACCCTCTTGCCCTCCAGCGAGCCGTGAAGCGGAATCGTTACCACGGGCTTCTCCATCCTCTCGTCAATCCCCTTGTAAAACTTGACATCGATGACCTTGACCTCGACATCCCCTAAGATGTGGCTGAGCCTCACGGCTGGGATAAGCCCACCCCGGGCAACTCCGACTATCACGTCTGGCATGAAACTTCTCCTCAGTTCGTTGGCCAGTGCAAATATCGCCCTGTCCACCTGCCACCAGGTGAGGTAGACCTTGTCCATGTCAACACCCCCAAACGGCTGAGCTGGCTCACTCGGGCTCTCTTCTGAGTGACGGAAGTTAAAACGTGCCCCTTAAAAAGGATGCTTTGACAGAAAAATGTCAATGGAGGGAAGAAAAGGTTAGCTTATGACGCACTTGCTCCAGCCACAGCGCGAGCAGGTTGCACAGCCGCTCTCCATCCTGAGCTCCACGAGCTCGCCGTCCTTCTCGTAGCAGACGGGACAGTAGGCAACGCCCAAGAGCTCTTCTATCTTTTCCTTCGGTATCTCCGGCTTCTCCTTGAGGCTCTCGTGGGCAGGTCTTGGGGCTGGAGAAAGGGAGAAGGTCAGTCCCGCCGGCTGGTCAGTGCCCTTCTTCCCGTTGGTCCCGTTGAGGATTGCATTGACATTGATGAAGCGCGCCAGCCACGGCTCGGCCTCAACGATGGCCTTCAGCTTCTCAACTGCGTATTTGCTCGGCTTCGCCTTGAGGCGCTGCTTCTTCTCCCCCTCGACGTTATAGACCTGAACCGAGAGCGAGCCGTCACGGTAAACCGTTACTCCCTTGCAGCCGAGCTTGTAGGCGAGCAGATAGGCGGCCTTGACGTCCTCAACCGTTGCATCGTTGGGCATGTTTATGGTCTTGCTTGCGCTGTCGGTGAGCCAGAGCTGGATGTTGGCTTGCGCCAGTATGTGGTCGAGCCAGTGGATGTCCATGGCGGTCACAAAGACCTTCTGCACTTCCTCCGGGATCTCTTCGAGGCCCTGGACTGAGCCGTAGTTGTCGCTTATCTTCTTCAGTATCTCGTCGCTGTAGAGGCCACGTTTCTTGAGCTCCGTCTCAAAGACCGGGTCAACGTAGTAGAACTCGCCAACTGTTACGCTCTTCTTGTAAACGAGGGCAAATATCGGCTCGATTCCGCTTGAGGTATCAGCTATCATCGAAACGCTCCCCGTCGGCGGGCAGGTCGTGACCATGGCGTTTCTGACACCGTGGCGCTTGATATCCTCGGCGAGCTCATCCCAGGGCAGGTTCCATATTTCGCGGTGATAGAAGCCCTCCACCGGTAGCTCGCCGTCTTTGTACTTTGTCTTCCCGTAGAGCGGGAACGGGCCGCGCTTTTTGGCAGTTTCAATGCTCTGCCTGTAGGCGTAGAAGGTCAGGTACTCCGTGGCCTTGCGCATGAACTCAAAGCCCTCCCTGCTGTTGTAGGGGATTCCGAGCTTGAAGAGCGCGTCCGCCAGGCCCATCATGCCAACGCCTATCCTCCTGGTGAGCTTCGTGTTGCGGTCTATCTCGGGGAGCGGGAAGCGGTTGACGTCGATGGCGTTGTCGAGGTACTTGGCCACCTTCTGGATCACGTAGGCGTACTCGTCCCAGTCGAAGTAGGGCTTTCCTTCGTCGTCATACTTGACGAACTTCGCAAGGTTTATGCTGGCCAGGTTGCAGGATTCGTAGTCGTAGAGGGGCTCTTCCCCGCAGTTGTGGCTCATAAAGCCGTTGCTTATGTAGGAGTGGTGCTCCGGCACCGTAAAGTCGTAGACGATTTCCTCTCCGAGGACTTCAACACTCTCAACGGTGACAACCGGTTCGTCGATCTCCGTCTTCTTGGGGCTGGGCTTCTCCATCTTGTGGCCTTCGAAGCCTATCTTTTCTGCGAAGAGCTCCATGCTGTAGTCTGTGATAACAAGCTCGTAGTAGCCCCCGGCCCCGTACGTCTTCTCCTCCCCGTCCTTTGTGGTGTGGTGGAACTCGCTATCGTAGGGCCTCCCGTAGATCCTGGAGAGGATCCCAAAGAGCAGGAGCAGGTCCTGGACTTCCCTCAGGAGTCCCCTGTCTTTTGAGGTGAGCCGCACCGCCATGTCGTTGTCCACGTAGCCGCCGGCGCTGAAGAGGCCCCTCAGGAAAGCCGCTATCTCCCCCGGCTTGAGCCTGTAAACTATCTCAGGAACCCTCTTCTCGTTGCTCTTTACGGTGCTCTCCAGCCACCTGTAGGCCTCACCACTAACGCTGAGCTTTATTTGCCCGCCGTGGCGGTGGGGTTCGGCTTCAGTCCCGAAGTGATTCTCGAGTATTTTTTGTACCTTCCAGGCGGTCTCTTCCTCCTTCCCGGCGTTGAAGTAGAACCAGGCCCTTCTGTCGTTGGTGTTCAGGTAACCGTCCCCGATGAACCGGCCGAGGACGAATGCTAAATCTTCCCCTATGCTCTCGTTCCCGAATTCGTCTTCCACGTCAAGGCGCGGGAGGAGGATTTTATCCCCCTCTTTGAGCTCGCCGACTTCTTTCCAGCCCTCTGGAGTCATGAGCCTGTGGTCGGGTGTCGCGGTTATCTCGTAGCCTTCTTTAGTCCTGACCTTAGCGACCTTCTTCCTTCCGACCTTCCAGACGTAGGCGGGAACAATGATAGGGTCGGCAATCGCGGGGGCTTTTCCGTGGACGGTTTCGTATTTGACTTCTTCCTTGCCCGGTAGAAGAACCTCAACCGAGTACGCATAGGGTTCGCCTTCCTCGGCTATTCCCTCCACCGCCACGGCTTCCTCCCTGCCCCTCTCTTTTGCAAGGCTGAAGAGCTCCTCCGCCTTCAAATAGCCTTCCGGGGTCAGAATCCTCGTCTCACCCACGACACACGGGTTGGTGGCCCTTATCTTCTCGCCCTTTGCAGGTTCCAGGACGTTCCTCCTGTTGATGACGTCGAAGAACACAACCCCCGGGTCTGCCTTTGCCCAGGCCATGTAGGCGAGCTCCTCGAAGAGGCTCTTGGGGTCGACTTCCTTGACCTTCTCACCGGTTCTCGGGTTTACGAGCGGGTAGCGCTTGCCTTCTTTTAGCGCCTCCCAGAAGTCCTCCCAGAGGCCGACGCTTATGTTGAAGTTGCTGAGCACGTTAGTCCCCGTGTTCCTCTCCTTGGCGTGGATGAACTTCTCTATGTCAGGATGCCAGACCTCGAGGATGCCCATGTTTGCGCCCCTTCTGACGCCTCCCTGCTTTATCACGTCGCTGACGGCGTCTATGAGGTGCATGAACGATACTGGCCCTGAGGCTGCTCCTGCAGTGGATCCGACGAAATCGCCCTCGGGACGGAGCTTTGAGAAATTAAGGCCAGTACCTCCACCCATTTTTTGTATCATGGCAACATCGTGCGCCGCCTTCATGATGCTCTCCATATCATCCTCTATTGGGACAACAAAGCACGCCGAGAGCATTCCAAGGGGCCTTCCCGAGTTTATTAGGGCCGGCGTGTTCGGCATGAAAACTTGGCCTGCCATCAGCCTGAAGTACTCCTCTACCTCGTCCTCGTAGCCCTCAAAGGCGCCGTTTTCGAGCATCGTGACGATTTCATCGATTGAAACCTTCATCTGGCCCTTTTCAGCGAGCTCGCGGTAAAGGTTCAGGAGCCTCTCGAAGTGGTACTTGTTCAGCTTAAAGCGGCCTATTGAGAGCTTCCCGTCGTATTCGTCAAGCTTCGAAAGGTACTTCTCGATGGCCTTTGGGTCCTGCTCGTGCCCCCCGTTTTTATCGAAGACCCTCTCATCGTAGAGGATATCTGGAATAACGGCCAGGACAGAAACGCGCTCGAAGAGTTCCTTTGGGCTTTCAACGATTTCACCCTTCTCGTTCCGCATGAGGTAGCGGGATGCCAGAACACGGAGGGCGTTGAGCGAGAAGCGCTTGTCTATTTCATCCAGCGTGTCCTTGTTCAGGATTTTCTTCTTCTCCTCCCTTATCTCAGCCTTCTTCTTGCGGTAGAGGATGTAGGCTTTTGCCACGTCGAAGAGGCCAGCACGCATGAGCTCGAGCTCAACTATGTCCTGGATGTTCTCTATGTTTGGGATTTGACCATCGTAGAGCTGGTTTATCCTCCTGACGACCCTTCTGACGACTTTGTTGAGGAGATCCTCGTCGTGGATCCCGACCTCGAGCATTGCCCTCTGTATAGCCCACCTTATACGCTCCTTATCAAATGGCACTATTCTACCGTCCCTTTTCATCACTTTTTCAACAGGCATACAAACACCCCTGTCGTATTGTTACGCATTTCCGG
This is a stretch of genomic DNA from Thermococcus zilligii AN1. It encodes these proteins:
- the cca gene encoding CCA tRNA nucleotidyltransferase, producing MGISVIGEVLKKIRPTEEERAFVNGLMVELGEIAEETVGELGLEVKPYFVGSLAKDTYLAGDHDVDLFLAFPLETPPEELREKGLELGKAIAEKLDSHEVAYAEHPYVRASYRGVSVDLVPCYNVNSWRDVKTAVDRSILHTRWVNENIKGKNDEVRLLKRFLKGINAYGSEIYVRGFSGYLAEILVIKYGSFLDVLEKADFMLRQKIIDPENWLRKEPEIAMRTVKREIEEDRPLIVLDPVDPRRNVAANLSWERYGVFYFNAVEFLEGPSTKFFFPEKAEAGDYLDELRRKGTHLVTLIFGKPDLIDDLLLPQLEKSARGLEKALEREGFGVLGWNCGYSGDKAFIMLEVERVERPAVKIHPGPEFFTERGRDFYRKNGRVWLRGKMLYAEKRVKENILDVISELLEKNQASLGKNLREAVKYADFLVDYVPGELEEEAYLFLSRKKEGLKV
- the thpR gene encoding RNA 2',3'-cyclic phosphodiesterase, whose amino-acid sequence is MRAFIAVEVSEEVRENLVKAQERIGNKAARIKFVERENFHVTLKFLGEIDNATAEEVKKALAEIARRHKKHRVRVKGVGVFPNPNYVRVIWAGIENDEGLRGMAADVEKEMGKLGFKKENDFVAHITIGRVNFVKDKLELAMALKDLASEDFGEFEVNAIELKKSTLTPKGPIYETVARFELAD
- a CDS encoding phosphoribosyltransferase, with the translated sequence MDKVYLTWWQVDRAIFALANELRRSFMPDVIVGVARGGLIPAVRLSHILGDVEVKVIDVKFYKGIDERMEKPVVTIPLHGSLEGKRVVIVDDVSDTGKTLEVVIEEVKKAGAGEVKVACLSMKPWTKVVPDFYVFRTDKWIVFPWEEFPVVVRE
- a CDS encoding adenosylcobalamin-dependent ribonucleoside-diphosphate reductase encodes the protein MPVEKVMKRDGRIVPFDKERIRWAIQRAMLEVGIHDEDLLNKVVRRVVRRINQLYDGQIPNIENIQDIVELELMRAGLFDVAKAYILYRKKKAEIREEKKKILNKDTLDEIDKRFSLNALRVLASRYLMRNEKGEIVESPKELFERVSVLAVIPDILYDERVFDKNGGHEQDPKAIEKYLSKLDEYDGKLSIGRFKLNKYHFERLLNLYRELAEKGQMKVSIDEIVTMLENGAFEGYEDEVEEYFRLMAGQVFMPNTPALINSGRPLGMLSACFVVPIEDDMESIMKAAHDVAMIQKMGGGTGLNFSKLRPEGDFVGSTAGAASGPVSFMHLIDAVSDVIKQGGVRRGANMGILEVWHPDIEKFIHAKERNTGTNVLSNFNISVGLWEDFWEALKEGKRYPLVNPRTGEKVKEVDPKSLFEELAYMAWAKADPGVVFFDVINRRNVLEPAKGEKIRATNPCVVGETRILTPEGYLKAEELFSLAKERGREEAVAVEGIAEEGEPYAYSVEVLLPGKEEVKYETVHGKAPAIADPIIVPAYVWKVGRKKVAKVRTKEGYEITATPDHRLMTPEGWKEVGELKEGDKILLPRLDVEDEFGNESIGEDLAFVLGRFIGDGYLNTNDRRAWFYFNAGKEEETAWKVQKILENHFGTEAEPHRHGGQIKLSVSGEAYRWLESTVKSNEKRVPEIVYRLKPGEIAAFLRGLFSAGGYVDNDMAVRLTSKDRGLLREVQDLLLLFGILSRIYGRPYDSEFHHTTKDGEEKTYGAGGYYELVITDYSMELFAEKIGFEGHKMEKPSPKKTEIDEPVVTVESVEVLGEEIVYDFTVPEHHSYISNGFMSHNCGEEPLYDYESCNLASINLAKFVKYDDEGKPYFDWDEYAYVIQKVAKYLDNAIDVNRFPLPEIDRNTKLTRRIGVGMMGLADALFKLGIPYNSREGFEFMRKATEYLTFYAYRQSIETAKKRGPFPLYGKTKYKDGELPVEGFYHREIWNLPWDELAEDIKRHGVRNAMVTTCPPTGSVSMIADTSSGIEPIFALVYKKSVTVGEFYYVDPVFETELKKRGLYSDEILKKISDNYGSVQGLEEIPEEVQKVFVTAMDIHWLDHILAQANIQLWLTDSASKTINMPNDATVEDVKAAYLLAYKLGCKGVTVYRDGSLSVQVYNVEGEKKQRLKAKPSKYAVEKLKAIVEAEPWLARFINVNAILNGTNGKKGTDQPAGLTFSLSPAPRPAHESLKEKPEIPKEKIEELLGVAYCPVCYEKDGELVELRMESGCATCSRCGWSKCVIS